The following are from one region of the Paenibacillus sabinae T27 genome:
- a CDS encoding ABC transporter substrate-binding protein: MKKPALWVAGLLLTFSVTACSGSGNAPAASDKGTGADPTAATQTKTPEKEKIKFYTFKSNKPEEPTYQAVQAYNQSQDKVEVEYVSLVQNSDSTEFLKKLDVLIAGGEVVDAFMTGNEEELMERASRGVVEPLNSYFEAEGVKPEDEYFKVLKLDDKVYGLMPSATQWFTVFNKQQLDEAGLKLPEMGWTWDDFRDYAKKLTTPDHYGTYFHTWGEYANIIAYTEHPNPQLTPDLKPIFDDPSFKYFFGLRRAMEKEDKSVEPYADVLASNYHVLQQFFAGKASMLAVPSYAVRAGLNLEKFPHDFQMVYAPLPRSVDATDVGMTNISGGGLAVGAKSAHKQAAYDFIRWMTKESYKYTKEIPALKNVDGKALLEQFFSENKNLIDTDSLAKTLFDSRNKMPEGTFTVPYGSQLKTIVENSFASFMLDNRKFDDVKAEMTAEVEKVVAANK; encoded by the coding sequence ATGAAGAAGCCTGCATTATGGGTGGCTGGCCTGCTGCTGACGTTCTCGGTCACCGCATGTTCCGGAAGCGGGAATGCTCCGGCCGCGAGCGATAAAGGGACTGGCGCCGATCCTACCGCGGCAACCCAGACAAAGACACCGGAGAAAGAGAAGATCAAATTTTACACCTTTAAGTCCAATAAACCGGAGGAGCCCACATACCAGGCGGTTCAGGCCTACAACCAGTCGCAGGATAAGGTCGAGGTGGAATATGTTTCGCTTGTCCAGAACAGCGACAGCACGGAGTTCCTGAAGAAGCTGGACGTTCTCATTGCCGGGGGCGAAGTTGTAGACGCTTTCATGACCGGGAATGAGGAAGAATTGATGGAACGGGCTTCGCGCGGAGTTGTGGAACCGCTTAACTCGTATTTTGAGGCCGAGGGCGTCAAGCCAGAGGATGAATATTTCAAGGTGCTCAAGCTGGATGACAAAGTCTATGGGCTGATGCCTTCCGCGACGCAGTGGTTCACGGTCTTCAACAAACAGCAGCTGGATGAGGCTGGCCTTAAGCTTCCTGAAATGGGCTGGACCTGGGACGACTTCCGCGATTACGCCAAAAAGCTGACGACTCCGGATCATTACGGAACGTATTTCCATACCTGGGGCGAATATGCGAACATCATCGCGTACACCGAGCATCCGAATCCTCAGCTGACCCCTGACCTGAAGCCGATCTTCGATGACCCGTCCTTCAAATATTTCTTTGGCCTCCGCCGCGCCATGGAGAAGGAAGACAAGAGCGTTGAGCCTTATGCGGATGTGCTGGCCTCGAACTATCATGTGCTGCAGCAGTTTTTTGCCGGCAAAGCCAGTATGCTGGCCGTTCCGAGCTACGCTGTCCGGGCGGGTCTCAATCTCGAGAAATTCCCGCATGATTTTCAGATGGTGTACGCTCCGCTTCCCCGTTCGGTTGATGCAACCGATGTCGGCATGACGAATATTTCCGGCGGCGGTCTGGCGGTAGGCGCCAAGTCGGCGCACAAGCAGGCGGCGTATGATTTCATCCGGTGGATGACCAAGGAATCCTACAAGTACACGAAGGAAATTCCGGCGCTGAAAAATGTCGACGGCAAGGCGCTGCTGGAACAATTTTTTAGCGAGAACAAAAACTTGATCGATACCGACTCGCTCGCCAAAACTCTGTTCGACAGCCGCAACAAAATGCCAGAGGGCACCTTCACCGTTCCCTATGGCAGCCAGCTGAAGACCATTGTCGAAAACTCCTTCGCCAGCTTTATGCTTGATAATCGCAAATTTGACGATGTCAAGGCGGAAATGACGGCGGAAGTTGAAAAGGTAGTCGCCGCCAACAAGTAA
- a CDS encoding carbohydrate ABC transporter permease translates to MTIRKIKLGPIVLTVLFGALSIFFLLPLVWMMSAASKTEKEVWTFPIQWIPKDWHFAQNFKTVWMGDVSFGLFYMNSVKIALISTLATLIVSAMAGYALSKLKFTGKGLVFSAMMAFMMIPEQATLVPRYIMIKEMGLYDTHAALIVMGMFSSYFTFLLRQFMIGVHNDLLEAAELDGAGFYRIFWSVMLPLSRPILATVGIIKFIWTWNDYQGPLIMLNSTNLYTIPLGMQFFKEEFGTTISVMMMASLAAIIPLLVLFLVLQKQVIKGISIGGVKG, encoded by the coding sequence ATGACGATACGAAAAATCAAGCTAGGACCTATCGTGCTGACGGTGCTGTTCGGCGCTCTATCGATCTTCTTCCTGCTGCCGCTGGTCTGGATGATGTCCGCCGCCTCCAAGACGGAGAAAGAGGTCTGGACGTTTCCGATTCAGTGGATTCCTAAGGATTGGCATTTTGCCCAGAATTTCAAGACGGTCTGGATGGGGGATGTCTCCTTTGGCCTCTTCTATATGAACTCGGTCAAAATCGCTCTGATCTCCACGCTCGCAACGCTCATCGTCTCCGCCATGGCCGGCTATGCGCTGTCCAAGCTGAAATTTACGGGAAAAGGTCTCGTCTTCAGCGCCATGATGGCCTTTATGATGATCCCGGAGCAGGCGACGCTCGTTCCCCGTTATATCATGATCAAGGAAATGGGACTGTACGATACGCACGCCGCGCTCATTGTGATGGGCATGTTCTCCAGTTATTTCACCTTTTTGCTCCGGCAGTTCATGATCGGGGTGCATAATGATCTGCTGGAAGCGGCTGAGCTGGACGGCGCCGGATTCTACCGCATTTTCTGGAGCGTCATGCTCCCCTTGAGCCGCCCCATACTGGCCACTGTCGGCATCATCAAATTCATCTGGACCTGGAATGACTATCAGGGACCGCTGATCATGCTGAATTCGACCAATCTGTATACGATTCCGCTCGGCATGCAGTTCTTCAAGGAGGAGTTTGGAACGACGATTTCCGTAATGATGATGGCTTCGCTTGCCGCCATTATTCCACTGCTCGTGCTGTTCTTGGTATTGCAGAAGCAGGTTATCAAGGGCATTTCCATAGGCGGGGTCAAGGGTTAA
- a CDS encoding carbohydrate ABC transporter permease, with protein MSHHATVQKQLAAAEKRTFWTRRRREQLAGWLFIAPEVIGMLVLAVFPLVFSLGLSLTEWNLVGGLSAIKFIGLDNFAELFRDDRFLKALKNNIGFTAGTVPATMLLGVVFAAIIHKKLYFKDFFKVAFFVPYICSTVAVSAVWSALYHPSKGPLNQMLIHLGISDPPRWLVDTSWSLVAIMVIYIWQLLGYQIIIFLAGMTNIPDELYEAATIDGATGFQQFRRITLPLLGPTTFFLAITSTISSFKVFDMIKFLTNGGPNYSSTVIVYQIYEEGFQHFRMGYASAMSWVLFLIIMLVTSLTWITQSRKVHY; from the coding sequence ATGAGCCACCACGCAACCGTACAGAAGCAGCTCGCCGCTGCCGAAAAAAGAACGTTCTGGACCCGCCGGAGGCGCGAACAGCTGGCCGGCTGGCTGTTCATCGCGCCCGAGGTCATCGGCATGCTCGTTCTCGCCGTGTTTCCGCTGGTCTTCAGCCTTGGCCTCAGCCTGACCGAGTGGAATCTGGTCGGCGGCCTGTCCGCCATCAAGTTTATCGGCCTCGATAATTTTGCCGAGCTGTTCCGGGACGACCGGTTCCTAAAGGCGCTGAAGAACAATATCGGCTTCACCGCCGGCACCGTGCCGGCGACGATGCTGCTGGGCGTCGTTTTTGCGGCTATCATACACAAGAAGTTGTACTTCAAGGATTTTTTCAAGGTGGCGTTCTTCGTTCCCTATATTTGTTCGACGGTCGCGGTTTCCGCGGTGTGGTCGGCGCTCTATCATCCGTCCAAGGGACCGCTCAACCAGATGCTGATCCATCTTGGCATCTCGGATCCGCCCCGCTGGCTGGTGGACACGAGCTGGTCGCTCGTTGCCATCATGGTGATCTATATCTGGCAGCTGCTCGGGTACCAGATCATCATTTTTCTGGCGGGAATGACCAATATTCCGGATGAGCTCTACGAGGCGGCGACGATCGACGGCGCGACCGGCTTCCAGCAGTTTCGGCGGATCACGCTGCCGCTGCTTGGGCCGACGACTTTTTTTCTGGCGATTACCAGCACCATCTCTTCGTTCAAGGTATTTGACATGATCAAGTTCCTCACCAACGGGGGACCCAATTATTCCAGCACAGTGATTGTATACCAGATTTACGAAGAAGGCTTCCAGCACTTCCGGATGGGTTATGCTTCGGCCATGTCCTGGGTACTGTTCCTGATCATCATGCTCGTGACTTCGCTGACCTGGATCACCCAGAGCCGGAAGGTGCATTATTAA
- a CDS encoding FAD-dependent oxidoreductase, translating to MDSYRLKSREIPLNTSYEVIVVGGGPAGCTAAASAAREGAKTLLIEATGSLGGMGTSGLVPAWCPFSDKEKMVYRGLAEKVFESLKAQMPHVKPDALDWVPIEPEKLKVVYDDLVTEAGADVLFLTSLAEVETDGQGNVTAIVALNKGGLQAFQAPVYIDCTGDGDVAAWAGAEYRKGDSDTGDLQPATHCFVLGNVDDYAYLYGPLLHKENPQSPIHEAVASGRYPNVPDTHLCNNLIAPRAVGFNAGHLWQVDNTDAHSVSRALIRGRKMAAAYRDMLADIQPASFGNAYVASTGTLMGTRESRRIIGDYVLTVDDYVSRRSFEDEICRNSYFIDVHGTEKEEKSEAGSAQTITLYGPGESHGIPYRCLTPRGLRNVLVAGRSISCERRVLGSVRVMPVCLAMGEAAGLAAALAAMTDGDVHAVDVGRLRQRLREEGAYLPEMSAAGNRGDVK from the coding sequence ATGGATAGCTACAGATTGAAGAGCAGGGAAATCCCGCTGAATACTTCCTATGAGGTGATCGTCGTCGGGGGCGGGCCGGCGGGCTGCACCGCCGCGGCGTCGGCCGCGCGGGAAGGGGCGAAGACGCTGCTGATCGAGGCCACCGGAAGTCTCGGCGGAATGGGGACATCGGGGCTGGTCCCGGCATGGTGCCCGTTCTCGGATAAGGAGAAAATGGTCTATCGCGGGCTGGCGGAGAAGGTGTTCGAGTCGCTGAAGGCGCAGATGCCCCATGTGAAGCCGGACGCGCTCGATTGGGTGCCGATCGAACCGGAGAAGCTGAAGGTCGTCTACGACGATCTGGTGACGGAGGCGGGAGCCGACGTACTGTTTCTGACCTCGCTGGCCGAGGTGGAGACGGACGGGCAGGGAAACGTGACGGCGATTGTTGCCCTGAACAAGGGCGGACTGCAGGCGTTTCAGGCGCCGGTGTATATCGATTGCACGGGCGACGGGGATGTCGCCGCCTGGGCGGGAGCGGAGTACCGGAAAGGCGACAGCGACACCGGCGATCTCCAGCCGGCCACTCACTGCTTCGTCCTCGGCAATGTTGACGATTACGCTTATCTATACGGTCCGCTTCTCCATAAGGAGAACCCGCAAAGCCCGATCCATGAAGCGGTGGCCTCGGGCCGATATCCGAATGTGCCGGACACCCATCTCTGCAACAACCTTATTGCGCCTCGCGCCGTCGGCTTCAACGCCGGCCATCTGTGGCAGGTGGACAATACGGACGCCCATTCCGTATCCAGGGCGCTGATCCGCGGACGAAAAATGGCCGCCGCCTACCGCGACATGCTGGCTGATATTCAGCCTGCTTCTTTCGGCAACGCTTATGTCGCCAGCACCGGCACGCTGATGGGTACCCGCGAATCGCGGCGCATCATCGGGGACTACGTGCTGACGGTGGATGACTATGTCTCCCGCCGGAGCTTCGAGGACGAGATTTGCCGCAACAGCTACTTCATCGATGTGCACGGCACCGAGAAGGAGGAGAAGAGCGAGGCGGGCTCGGCGCAGACGATTACGCTGTACGGACCCGGCGAATCGCACGGCATCCCCTACCGCTGCCTGACGCCGCGCGGGCTGCGTAATGTGCTTGTGGCCGGGCGGTCCATCTCCTGCGAGCGCCGGGTGCTCGGCAGCGTCCGCGTCATGCCGGTCTGCCTCGCGATGGGCGAAGCCGCAGGATTGGCCGCAGCTCTCGCCGCCATGACGGACGGCGATGTGCATGCGGTTGACGTCGGCCGGCTGCGGCAGCGCCTGCGGGAAGAAGGGGCCTATCTGCCCGAGATGTCCGCCGCCGGGAACAGGGGTGACGTGAAATGA